One window of the Rhodococcus sovatensis genome contains the following:
- a CDS encoding class I SAM-dependent methyltransferase — protein sequence MTVTADELFRRASSGLPCWMGHADGSRESLPIARWMGGEASTVEDRIADFSMIDRCTGPTLDLGCGPGRLTEGLARRGISALGVDTSRKAVDLTVNRGGRAVLRDLFEPLPNVGEWDSVLLADGNIGIGGDPVRLLRRAAELIRPGGSVIAEVDAPGDDRVLTQTVRWETDTTVGDWFAWARVSVDATSGLAQAAGLSVVDIAAIHGRYFARLRSAPASR from the coding sequence ATGACCGTTACGGCTGACGAGCTATTTCGTCGGGCCTCATCCGGCCTCCCATGTTGGATGGGCCATGCCGACGGCTCACGGGAGTCGCTTCCGATCGCACGATGGATGGGCGGCGAAGCGTCGACCGTCGAGGATCGAATCGCCGACTTCTCGATGATCGATCGATGCACGGGGCCTACCCTCGATTTGGGCTGCGGTCCGGGTCGACTCACCGAAGGGCTTGCACGACGCGGTATCTCGGCCTTGGGCGTCGACACCTCCCGCAAGGCCGTCGATCTCACCGTCAACCGCGGGGGTCGAGCGGTATTGCGAGATCTGTTCGAGCCCTTGCCGAACGTAGGCGAATGGGACAGTGTGCTGCTGGCCGACGGCAACATCGGCATCGGGGGCGATCCGGTTCGATTGCTACGCAGGGCCGCTGAGCTGATTCGGCCGGGAGGCTCGGTTATCGCCGAGGTCGATGCACCTGGCGACGATCGGGTCCTCACCCAGACTGTGCGTTGGGAGACCGACACGACGGTCGGCGACTGGTTCGCCTGGGCACGGGTCAGCGTGGATGCGACATCCGGACTGGCACAGGCGGCAGGACTTTCCGTTGTCGACATCGCGGCGATTCACGGTCGGTACTTTGCGCGGTTACGCTCTGCCCCCGCGAGTAGGTAA
- a CDS encoding glycoside hydrolase family 16 protein, which yields MKLMPLLMVPLIWTPWGPPAFPPQPTTPPATTTPAPTTTTRPPTTTPPPTTTTPPSNPGQATLLWEDQFNSNGAVDPSKWGFQTGRWGASSGEQQYYTNSTNNANVAGGSLNITARRENPPDGKGSPNNFTSARVVSFGKQSVTPPVRLEASIKMPRAAGLLPAFWLLGLEPGNEYNWPRQGEIDVVEIPGTNGPSFNMHGPAKNNSSTDIKTGGSMNPLSDGFHTYRVDWYADRIAWFVDGVQRFAVTKAEYEAKGGNWTPFSGAWPHYVLFNVAVGNDWVGKAPASTTFPQTMSVDWIKASRIS from the coding sequence ATGAAATTGATGCCACTTCTGATGGTTCCCCTAATTTGGACTCCATGGGGCCCACCCGCTTTTCCGCCTCAGCCGACGACACCGCCTGCCACCACGACGCCGGCACCTACCACTACGACAAGGCCTCCTACCACGACGCCCCCTCCCACTACGACGACTCCACCGTCGAATCCCGGGCAGGCCACGCTCCTGTGGGAGGACCAGTTCAACTCGAACGGCGCAGTCGATCCCAGCAAGTGGGGATTTCAAACCGGAAGGTGGGGAGCAAGTTCGGGCGAGCAGCAGTACTACACCAATTCGACGAACAATGCGAATGTCGCCGGTGGATCACTGAACATCACCGCCCGCAGGGAGAACCCCCCGGACGGCAAGGGGTCACCCAACAACTTCACCAGCGCTCGGGTGGTCAGCTTCGGAAAACAATCCGTGACTCCACCTGTGCGGCTCGAAGCATCCATAAAGATGCCGCGCGCAGCTGGATTGCTACCGGCATTCTGGTTATTGGGCTTGGAACCAGGAAACGAGTACAACTGGCCGCGGCAGGGCGAAATCGATGTTGTCGAAATACCAGGAACGAACGGTCCATCCTTCAATATGCACGGCCCAGCGAAGAACAACTCGAGCACGGACATCAAAACCGGTGGAAGTATGAATCCACTCTCTGACGGATTCCATACTTACCGTGTCGATTGGTATGCCGACCGCATCGCCTGGTTCGTCGACGGGGTGCAGAGATTCGCGGTGACCAAAGCAGAATACGAAGCCAAGGGCGGCAACTGGACGCCGTTCTCCGGAGCCTGGCCGCACTATGTGCTCTTCAACGTGGCCGTGGGCAACGACTGGGTGGGCAAAGCACCCGCCTCGACCACGTTCCCCCAGACCATGAGCGTGGACTGGATCAAGGCGAGCCGTATCTCCTAG
- a CDS encoding DUF2945 domain-containing protein, which produces MTHRKGTTVQWNWGQGTGEGKIVEVHTDKVTRTISGSEITRNGSKETPAYLIEQSDGQRVLKLDSEVSTS; this is translated from the coding sequence TTGACACACAGAAAAGGTACGACGGTCCAGTGGAACTGGGGTCAGGGCACCGGCGAAGGAAAGATCGTCGAGGTGCACACCGACAAGGTGACCCGGACGATCTCGGGCAGCGAGATCACGCGGAACGGAAGCAAGGAGACACCCGCGTACCTCATCGAACAGTCGGATGGGCAGCGAGTACTCAAACTGGACAGTGAGGTCAGTACGTCCTGA
- a CDS encoding aldehyde dehydrogenase family protein, with protein sequence MTELNAPHPPAADNSDTEVHARVDTALAELRAGEQTWGALSLGQRRKLIERVRDLTVEHAEEWVAAAASIKGLESTSPLIGEEWMSGPYAFTGGTATIARTLGDLEQGKGPLEGATFGTAPGGRTTVQVLPHGVFDQLLLSGFSAQVWLKPGIDAATAQRTAGLAQLTPDRTNGVGVVLGAGNIMSIAPLDTLYELIANNRVVALKLNPITDPMLPVFTKILAPLIDVGAVRILTGGAEVGGYLVGHDLVDHVHMTGSSITHDAIVFGPGESGAARKAAGDPLLTKPITSELGGVSPTIVLPGEWSSADIRFQAEHVATQRLHNGGYNCVASQVIVLSSGWPQRDEFLAAVRDALAAAPQRRPYYPGSDGRVESAVESYPHARRLPGGRVLIDDLNPGDETTLLNTEYFAPVLGVVELPYEGEQFFVKAVETVNEKFVGTLGVNVLAHPKTIESYGRRFDELLAELRYGAIAVNAWTALAFLSAAATWGAFPGHTLADVQSGIGIVHNALLIDGTERTVVRGPFRPSPRSLGNKEWSISPKPPWFVSNRTAATTGRLLTAFAGSPSWAKLPAIFASALRG encoded by the coding sequence GTGACCGAACTCAACGCGCCCCACCCACCCGCTGCGGACAACTCCGACACCGAGGTCCACGCTCGCGTCGACACCGCACTCGCCGAACTTCGAGCAGGTGAGCAGACTTGGGGCGCACTGTCACTCGGGCAACGCCGCAAGTTGATCGAGCGTGTCCGTGACCTCACCGTCGAGCACGCGGAGGAGTGGGTCGCGGCGGCAGCGTCGATCAAAGGGTTGGAGTCCACCTCACCGCTGATCGGCGAAGAGTGGATGTCCGGCCCGTACGCGTTCACCGGCGGAACCGCCACGATCGCTCGAACACTGGGCGATCTCGAGCAGGGCAAAGGACCGCTCGAGGGCGCGACTTTCGGAACCGCACCCGGTGGCCGCACCACGGTCCAGGTACTTCCCCATGGGGTCTTCGACCAACTACTGCTCAGCGGATTCAGCGCACAGGTATGGCTGAAGCCAGGAATCGACGCGGCCACCGCACAGCGCACCGCCGGTCTCGCACAACTGACACCCGACCGCACCAACGGCGTCGGCGTCGTTCTCGGTGCAGGAAACATCATGTCGATCGCGCCCCTCGACACCTTGTACGAACTGATCGCCAACAATCGTGTCGTAGCGCTCAAGCTGAACCCGATAACAGATCCGATGCTGCCGGTCTTCACGAAGATCCTTGCGCCACTGATCGATGTCGGTGCCGTGCGCATTCTGACCGGCGGCGCCGAGGTCGGCGGCTATCTCGTCGGACACGATCTTGTCGACCACGTTCACATGACCGGAAGCTCGATCACTCACGACGCCATCGTATTCGGGCCCGGCGAGTCGGGTGCCGCACGCAAAGCTGCCGGCGACCCACTTCTGACGAAGCCGATCACCAGCGAACTGGGCGGAGTGTCACCGACCATTGTCCTGCCCGGCGAGTGGAGCAGCGCCGACATCCGCTTTCAGGCAGAACACGTTGCGACACAACGCCTTCACAACGGCGGATACAATTGCGTCGCCTCGCAGGTGATCGTGCTGTCGTCGGGATGGCCACAGCGCGACGAGTTCCTCGCAGCCGTACGCGACGCACTGGCCGCCGCACCGCAGCGACGGCCCTATTACCCAGGAAGCGACGGACGAGTCGAATCGGCCGTCGAGAGCTACCCCCATGCCCGACGCCTTCCGGGTGGGCGGGTGCTGATCGACGATCTCAACCCAGGCGACGAGACCACCCTGCTCAACACCGAGTACTTCGCACCGGTTCTCGGTGTAGTCGAACTTCCTTACGAGGGTGAACAGTTCTTCGTCAAAGCCGTCGAGACAGTCAACGAGAAGTTCGTCGGCACCCTCGGCGTCAACGTCCTTGCGCACCCGAAGACGATCGAAAGCTACGGTCGGCGGTTCGACGAGCTGTTGGCCGAGCTCCGGTACGGCGCGATCGCCGTCAACGCCTGGACCGCGTTGGCGTTCCTTTCCGCTGCCGCAACGTGGGGCGCCTTTCCCGGCCATACCCTGGCAGACGTTCAGAGCGGCATCGGCATCGTCCACAACGCGCTGCTGATAGACGGGACCGAGCGCACGGTGGTACGCGGTCCGTTCCGGCCGTCGCCCCGATCACTGGGCAACAAGGAGTGGTCGATCTCGCCGAAACCGCCGTGGTTCGTCAGCAACCGCACTGCGGCGACAACCGGGCGTTTGTTGACTGCATTCGCCGGCAGTCCGTCCTGGGCGAAATTGCCCGCCATTTTCGCTTCTGCGCTGCGCGGATAG
- a CDS encoding molybdopterin-dependent oxidoreductase: MEASRARARGQLRFRSPLRGPWLTSVFGAVLLAGLPIVIVTGLLSYIAYGPQFGQAMPADVGWLRLPQFDWPTDPAWLYRLTQGLHVGLGLVLFPIVLAKLWSVIPRLFVTPPIQSIADALERLSLIALVGGILFEIVTGVLNIQYDYLFGFSFYTAHYWGAWVFIAGFVSHVALKAPLMIRTLRGRSLIQVLQDKQTEQEVGDSDLIAVDPAEPTISRRGALALVGGGAVFLAVLTAGQTTGGVLRHAAILLPRGRSYGDGPNDFQINRTAVAAGIDDVSTGADWTLELLNGDTTVTFDRAALLLMEQHTAELPIACVEGWSTVQTWTGVPLRDLARAAGIGDLDSALVSSIEENGPFRQAVLQSNQVLHPDSLLALRVNGADLSLDHGYPARIIVPAMPGVHNTKWVAAIEFRSS, translated from the coding sequence ATGGAGGCCTCGCGCGCTCGGGCGCGTGGTCAGCTCCGCTTCCGCAGTCCCCTGAGAGGCCCGTGGCTCACCTCGGTCTTCGGAGCTGTCCTGCTCGCTGGATTGCCGATAGTCATCGTCACGGGGCTGTTGTCCTACATCGCGTACGGGCCGCAGTTCGGTCAGGCAATGCCTGCAGATGTCGGGTGGCTACGGCTTCCTCAGTTCGACTGGCCCACCGATCCAGCGTGGCTCTACCGACTGACCCAAGGACTGCACGTCGGACTCGGGCTGGTTCTCTTTCCGATCGTCTTGGCCAAGCTGTGGTCGGTCATTCCCAGGCTGTTCGTCACACCGCCGATCCAATCGATAGCCGATGCACTGGAACGCCTTTCACTGATCGCACTCGTCGGTGGGATCCTGTTCGAGATCGTCACCGGCGTACTGAACATCCAGTACGACTATCTCTTTGGATTCAGCTTCTATACCGCCCACTATTGGGGAGCATGGGTCTTCATCGCCGGATTCGTCAGCCATGTGGCCTTGAAGGCTCCGTTGATGATTCGCACCCTGCGTGGACGTTCACTGATACAAGTGCTGCAAGACAAGCAGACCGAGCAGGAGGTCGGAGATTCCGATCTCATCGCCGTCGACCCCGCCGAACCCACGATCAGTCGACGCGGCGCGTTGGCACTCGTCGGTGGTGGCGCGGTATTCCTCGCCGTTCTTACAGCAGGACAGACCACCGGCGGCGTCCTCAGACACGCCGCGATACTCTTGCCCCGTGGACGTTCCTACGGTGACGGTCCGAACGACTTCCAGATCAACCGGACAGCCGTCGCCGCCGGCATCGACGACGTCAGCACCGGCGCGGACTGGACGCTCGAACTCCTCAACGGCGATACCACAGTGACATTCGACCGCGCCGCACTGCTCCTCATGGAGCAACATACCGCCGAACTCCCGATCGCTTGCGTGGAGGGATGGTCGACGGTACAGACGTGGACGGGTGTGCCCCTTCGGGACCTGGCCAGGGCAGCGGGCATCGGGGACCTCGATTCGGCGCTGGTCTCCTCGATCGAAGAGAACGGGCCGTTCCGCCAGGCGGTCCTTCAGTCCAATCAGGTTCTTCACCCGGATTCCCTGCTGGCGCTTCGTGTCAACGGTGCCGACCTGTCGCTCGACCACGGATATCCAGCCCGCATCATCGTCCCGGCCATGCCGGGTGTGCACAACACCAAGTGGGTCGCGGCCATCGAGTTCAGGTCATCGTGA
- a CDS encoding sulfurtransferase encodes MSVIRDVDDVKSALGSLVPPVVLDVRWALGDSAGHRHYLDAHIPGAVFVDLDTELAGHGAPELGRHPLPSIEDLQLSARRWGISVGVPVVVYDNTGNLAASRAWWLLKWAGVEQVSLLDGGLAAWIAAGHDTASGEESAAWVGDIELSAGHLPVLTADGAAALAESGTLLDARAAERYRGETEPVDPKAGHIPGAISAPTAANVDADGRFLPADALRRRFGDVGAVGVYCGSGVTAAHQVAALAIAGIDAALFPGSWSQWSNDPARPVATGPTP; translated from the coding sequence ATGAGTGTCATCCGAGACGTCGACGATGTGAAGTCCGCGCTGGGCAGCCTGGTCCCACCCGTGGTTCTGGACGTCCGCTGGGCCCTCGGCGACTCTGCCGGACATCGGCACTACCTCGACGCTCATATCCCCGGTGCCGTGTTCGTCGACCTCGATACCGAACTGGCCGGGCACGGCGCACCCGAACTCGGTCGCCACCCGTTGCCGTCGATCGAGGACCTGCAGTTGTCGGCGCGCAGGTGGGGAATCAGTGTCGGTGTGCCCGTCGTGGTCTACGACAACACGGGCAATCTGGCGGCCTCGCGGGCATGGTGGTTGTTGAAGTGGGCAGGCGTCGAACAGGTATCACTTCTCGATGGCGGCCTGGCGGCGTGGATCGCGGCCGGGCACGACACCGCCTCGGGGGAGGAAAGCGCCGCCTGGGTCGGTGATATCGAGCTCAGTGCGGGCCACCTTCCGGTCTTGACCGCCGATGGGGCCGCAGCTCTGGCGGAGTCCGGAACGCTGCTCGACGCCCGGGCGGCCGAACGCTACCGCGGCGAGACCGAGCCGGTCGACCCGAAAGCAGGCCACATCCCGGGTGCAATCAGTGCTCCGACAGCTGCGAACGTCGATGCGGACGGCAGATTTCTCCCGGCCGATGCGCTGCGCCGCAGATTCGGCGACGTGGGCGCGGTCGGCGTCTACTGCGGATCGGGTGTGACGGCTGCCCATCAAGTTGCGGCGCTTGCCATTGCGGGTATCGACGCCGCGCTGTTCCCCGGTTCGTGGTCACAGTGGTCCAATGATCCGGCCCGTCCCGTGGCGACGGGACCGACCCCCTGA
- a CDS encoding GMC family oxidoreductase codes for MPSIVDYVVVGAGSSGAVLANRLSADPRNTVVLLEAGPEDKNKFAHIPAAFSKLYRSDVDWNYDSEPQPELKGRSIFWPRGKMLGGSSSMNAMMWVRGFAADYDEWATLSDSSWSFENIVPYFRKIENIEGTTALDAGRSGPLIVSNQRSPRALTSSFLDAVRQAGYPVEPANLPEPKGFSQTMVNQKRGARWSTADAYLAPIRKRANLTVLTEAHASKVVFEGSAAVGVEYISNGQSHTVRAAREVVLAGGAVNTPQLLMLSGIGDKAQLESHGIAVRHHSPQVGQNLTDHLAALIGWSVENDSLFFAEKIPELVNYLARRRGMLTSNVAEAYGFIKSREDLALPDIELIYAPAPFFDEGLIAPDAHAAVIGSVLLRPESRGEITLRSADPLAKPIIDPRYLSDPDGADRQAMLEGLRVCTEIASQPALKDLLGTIVRPKDAGDLLSEALEQNAHTLYHPVSTCRMGNDPASVVSPDLRVRGVDKLRVADASIMPSIIRWHTHAPSVVIGEKAADLILG; via the coding sequence TTGCCATCGATCGTCGATTACGTCGTAGTCGGAGCAGGGTCTTCGGGAGCGGTGTTGGCCAATCGCCTCAGCGCCGACCCACGCAATACCGTCGTACTGCTCGAAGCGGGCCCCGAGGACAAGAACAAATTCGCTCACATACCCGCAGCGTTCTCCAAGCTGTACCGAAGCGACGTAGATTGGAACTACGACTCGGAGCCACAGCCGGAACTGAAGGGACGCAGCATCTTCTGGCCACGCGGCAAGATGCTCGGCGGTTCCTCGTCGATGAACGCGATGATGTGGGTTCGCGGCTTCGCCGCCGATTACGACGAGTGGGCGACGCTCAGCGACTCGTCGTGGTCCTTCGAGAACATCGTGCCGTATTTCCGCAAGATCGAGAACATCGAGGGCACGACAGCTCTCGATGCCGGCCGAAGTGGACCGCTGATCGTGTCGAATCAGCGCAGCCCTCGGGCGCTCACAAGCTCGTTCCTCGACGCCGTTCGGCAGGCCGGCTACCCCGTCGAGCCCGCCAACTTGCCTGAGCCCAAGGGCTTCTCGCAGACCATGGTCAACCAGAAGCGTGGCGCGCGCTGGAGTACTGCCGACGCATACCTTGCGCCGATTCGGAAGCGAGCCAATCTCACCGTACTCACCGAGGCCCACGCGTCGAAAGTCGTGTTCGAGGGGTCCGCAGCCGTTGGCGTGGAATACATCTCCAATGGCCAGTCGCACACCGTCCGGGCCGCACGTGAAGTGGTCCTCGCCGGTGGTGCCGTCAACACCCCACAGCTGCTGATGTTGTCCGGGATCGGAGACAAAGCGCAGCTCGAGTCACACGGGATCGCCGTGCGCCATCATTCGCCCCAGGTCGGACAGAACCTGACGGATCACCTGGCGGCATTGATCGGCTGGAGCGTCGAGAACGATTCACTCTTCTTCGCAGAGAAGATTCCAGAGTTGGTCAACTACCTGGCTCGACGGCGCGGAATGCTGACCTCGAACGTCGCCGAGGCATACGGGTTCATCAAGAGTCGCGAGGACCTGGCACTTCCCGACATCGAACTCATCTACGCACCAGCACCGTTCTTCGACGAAGGCCTCATCGCACCCGACGCCCATGCCGCTGTCATCGGCTCGGTTCTGCTGCGACCGGAAAGCCGCGGCGAGATCACACTTCGATCGGCCGATCCGCTCGCGAAGCCGATCATCGACCCGCGCTACCTCAGCGATCCGGACGGTGCGGATCGGCAGGCGATGCTGGAGGGGCTGCGAGTGTGTACCGAGATAGCGTCTCAGCCTGCGTTGAAAGATCTGCTGGGCACCATAGTTCGTCCCAAGGACGCCGGGGACCTGCTGTCCGAAGCACTCGAGCAGAACGCCCACACGCTCTACCACCCCGTGAGCACCTGCCGAATGGGCAACGATCCGGCGAGCGTCGTCAGCCCTGACCTGCGGGTTCGGGGTGTCGACAAGTTGAGGGTGGCGGATGCATCGATCATGCCCTCGATCATTCGCTGGCACACCCACGCGCCGAGCGTCGTCATCGGAGAGAAGGCGGCGGACCTGATTCTCGGCTAG
- a CDS encoding esterase/lipase family protein, with product MSPRIPVTLCGACVPLVFGIALVFGVAVATATPVIPDVPGPSQSNHADAIRYSAENFAAVPPGVNQAGCTPSPDHPDPVILVHGTDSTAYSDWAGLAPVLAAAGYCTYALNYGESPDGSTYGYSDIRDSAAELGQFTQSVLASTGAAAVDLIGYSQGAAVTRYYTNRLGGADAVNKWIGIASPTYGGTAYGVTPALQAVPSATKLVSTEFGPALVQMMQGSDFLAELNSGGDTVPGVEYTSIATEVDEVIQPYTNALMRDSGARNIVVQDVCPENKVAHFAFTYDPTTIALVLAALDPSAAIDPPCDSVPLGSGILDVVIASN from the coding sequence GTGAGCCCTCGAATCCCGGTGACACTGTGTGGGGCGTGCGTACCTCTCGTGTTCGGTATCGCTCTCGTGTTCGGCGTGGCAGTAGCGACGGCGACGCCGGTGATCCCGGACGTTCCAGGCCCGTCGCAGAGCAACCATGCCGATGCCATCAGATACTCGGCGGAGAACTTCGCTGCCGTACCCCCCGGCGTGAACCAGGCCGGATGCACTCCGTCGCCCGATCACCCCGACCCGGTGATCCTCGTACACGGCACCGATTCGACGGCCTACTCGGACTGGGCGGGACTGGCACCGGTACTGGCTGCCGCCGGCTACTGCACCTACGCACTGAACTACGGCGAATCGCCGGACGGTTCCACCTATGGGTACAGCGACATCCGCGACAGTGCAGCCGAACTCGGGCAGTTCACCCAGAGTGTGTTGGCGTCGACCGGTGCTGCCGCAGTCGATCTCATCGGCTACTCCCAGGGCGCCGCAGTCACCCGCTACTACACCAACCGGCTCGGCGGGGCAGACGCGGTGAACAAGTGGATCGGGATTGCGTCGCCGACGTACGGCGGAACAGCGTACGGCGTAACTCCTGCGCTGCAGGCAGTTCCGAGTGCAACCAAGCTGGTCTCCACCGAGTTCGGGCCCGCCCTGGTCCAAATGATGCAAGGATCCGACTTCCTCGCCGAGTTGAACTCGGGCGGTGACACCGTCCCCGGCGTCGAATACACCAGTATCGCCACCGAAGTCGACGAGGTGATTCAGCCGTACACCAATGCCCTGATGCGAGATTCGGGAGCACGGAACATAGTGGTGCAGGACGTGTGCCCGGAAAACAAGGTCGCCCACTTCGCCTTCACCTACGATCCGACCACGATCGCGCTCGTGCTTGCCGCGCTCGACCCGTCGGCAGCGATCGATCCGCCGTGTGATTCCGTTCCCCTCGGTTCGGGAATCCTCGACGTGGTCATCGCTAGCAACTGA
- a CDS encoding helix-turn-helix domain-containing protein, which produces MPETDTVNAPDSTELAAPLMEVAPELADELVRRIMAAENAYSESTFLSPMQLREACLANITDLVGDLAGVRPLNLESAKAAGRLKAEQGVPLAALLHAFRLGGRLIWEELMARSDTDAPRTLLGMAAQVWALVDVCSDAAAEAYRVTVDARAEHDADERTRLVRALFADHVVNPASVVDALRTFRIPDRGCFVVVAADTRCADIATPAVEAVWDSAVDGVVGLLFAQTDMLLETVLDGVADGGGNVGISAMFFSSAGIPKAVEQARLARKCAPVDNTSPTRYDSVPVPLLLAGRPEEGRTAAQQILGPLLDLPEGERASLLSTLDAWFRAKGSTTEAAHGLHYHRNTVLYRLRRIGELTGRDFMNPVHASELYVGLCAYRLCSGGVVLTT; this is translated from the coding sequence ATGCCGGAAACCGATACGGTCAACGCTCCCGACTCCACCGAGCTTGCCGCGCCCTTGATGGAGGTTGCCCCGGAGCTCGCCGATGAGTTGGTTCGCCGCATAATGGCAGCCGAGAACGCCTACTCCGAATCGACATTTCTCAGTCCCATGCAGCTGCGCGAGGCATGTCTGGCGAACATCACCGACTTGGTCGGGGACCTGGCAGGTGTCCGTCCCCTGAACTTGGAGTCGGCGAAGGCCGCGGGTCGGCTGAAAGCGGAGCAGGGTGTACCTCTCGCAGCTCTTCTGCACGCGTTCCGTTTGGGCGGCCGCCTCATCTGGGAGGAACTCATGGCGCGATCCGATACCGACGCGCCGAGGACGCTGCTCGGCATGGCAGCGCAGGTGTGGGCGCTGGTCGACGTGTGTTCGGACGCGGCCGCCGAGGCCTATCGCGTCACGGTCGACGCCCGCGCGGAGCATGACGCCGACGAGCGCACCCGGCTGGTCCGTGCTCTGTTCGCCGATCACGTCGTGAACCCGGCATCGGTTGTCGACGCGCTGCGGACCTTCCGAATCCCCGATCGCGGCTGTTTCGTCGTCGTGGCCGCCGATACTCGCTGTGCCGATATCGCGACACCTGCAGTCGAAGCAGTATGGGACAGCGCCGTCGACGGGGTGGTCGGGTTGCTGTTCGCGCAGACCGACATGCTGCTCGAGACCGTGCTCGACGGTGTTGCCGACGGGGGCGGAAACGTCGGGATCAGCGCGATGTTCTTCTCGTCGGCAGGAATTCCGAAGGCCGTCGAACAGGCACGTCTCGCCAGGAAGTGCGCTCCGGTCGATAACACGTCGCCGACGCGGTACGACTCTGTCCCGGTGCCGCTGCTACTCGCCGGTCGTCCGGAGGAGGGGCGCACCGCGGCGCAGCAGATTCTGGGCCCGCTACTCGATCTGCCCGAGGGCGAGCGCGCGAGCCTACTGAGCACGCTGGACGCGTGGTTCCGGGCGAAGGGATCCACCACGGAGGCCGCCCACGGGTTGCATTACCACCGCAATACCGTGCTGTATCGATTGCGCAGGATCGGCGAGCTGACCGGGCGGGATTTTATGAACCCGGTTCATGCGTCCGAACTTTACGTCGGCCTGTGCGCGTATCGATTGTGCTCCGGCGGGGTAGTCCTGACGACTTGA